One Chthoniobacterales bacterium DNA segment encodes these proteins:
- a CDS encoding class I SAM-dependent methyltransferase has product MSANSPTDLSKIYQQRFEASLAYRKAIWQTLISGFFAEYLRPDAVVLDLGCGYGEFINQVQAAQRYGMDLNPDTRQRLSPEVTFLEQDCSTRWPLPDHSLDVVFTSNFFEHLPDKSALGRTLDEACRCLKEGGRLIALGPNIKYLPGTYWDFWDHHLALTELSLEEALTNRTMAIEKSIPRFLPYTMARGWQPPLAFVALFLKLPFLWKWFGRQFLVVARKPAATKT; this is encoded by the coding sequence ATGAGCGCCAATTCACCGACCGATCTCAGCAAAATTTACCAGCAGCGTTTCGAGGCCAGCCTGGCCTACCGCAAAGCCATCTGGCAGACTTTGATCTCCGGCTTTTTTGCCGAATATCTTCGTCCCGACGCCGTGGTCCTCGATCTCGGCTGTGGCTACGGAGAATTTATCAATCAAGTCCAGGCCGCCCAGCGTTACGGCATGGACTTGAACCCGGACACACGCCAGAGACTGTCGCCAGAGGTGACCTTTCTGGAGCAGGATTGCTCGACCCGCTGGCCGTTGCCGGACCATTCGCTGGATGTCGTCTTCACGAGCAATTTCTTCGAGCATCTGCCGGATAAATCCGCCCTCGGACGCACTCTCGATGAAGCGTGCCGCTGTCTCAAAGAAGGCGGACGCCTGATTGCGCTGGGCCCCAATATCAAATATCTCCCCGGCACGTATTGGGATTTCTGGGATCACCATCTGGCCCTCACTGAACTTTCCCTTGAGGAAGCCCTCACCAACCGCACGATGGCCATCGAGAAATCGATCCCGCGTTTCCTCCCCTACACCATGGCGCGCGGCTGGCAGCCCCCGCTCGCCTTTGTGGCACTCTTCCTGAAACTGCCATTTCTCTGGAAGTGGTTTGGCCGCCAGTTTCTCGTCGTGGCCCGCAAGCCGGCTGCGACGAAAACGTAA
- a CDS encoding glycosyltransferase family 2 protein, with protein MTQPGPDIIVVIPIYNEEANIQKVALEWNTALASTGASFQILAINDGSRDGTAAVIDQLSAKIPAIRAIHKANSGHGRSCRHGYEMALREGARWIFQIDSDGQCDPSYFSEFWAQKDGHDCVFGFRSERGDGMGRKLIQICCRWATGFATLKDLKDPNVPYRLMRREVMEKAIAGIPADFNLQNIALTLRLFRQKEVRWKFIPIKFRPRQGGSNSINYLNIISLGWEMLGDLKRLRREP; from the coding sequence ATGACCCAGCCCGGCCCAGACATTATCGTGGTGATTCCTATCTATAATGAGGAAGCCAATATCCAGAAGGTCGCATTGGAATGGAACACTGCCTTGGCTTCAACGGGTGCCAGTTTTCAGATTCTGGCGATCAACGATGGTTCACGCGATGGCACAGCGGCTGTGATTGACCAGCTTTCCGCAAAAATCCCCGCGATCCGCGCCATCCACAAGGCGAATTCAGGCCACGGGCGCAGTTGCCGTCACGGATACGAAATGGCGCTTCGGGAAGGAGCCCGCTGGATTTTCCAGATCGACTCCGATGGACAATGCGACCCATCCTACTTTTCCGAATTTTGGGCGCAGAAGGACGGGCATGACTGCGTTTTTGGGTTTCGCTCGGAACGCGGCGATGGCATGGGTCGGAAGCTCATTCAGATCTGCTGCCGCTGGGCCACGGGTTTTGCTACGTTGAAAGACTTGAAAGATCCAAACGTTCCATACCGTCTCATGCGCCGGGAGGTGATGGAAAAAGCCATCGCGGGAATACCCGCAGATTTTAACCTGCAAAATATCGCGCTCACCCTCCGCTTATTTCGCCAGAAGGAGGTGCGCTGGAAATTTATCCCCATCAAATTCCGTCCAAGGCAGGGCGGCTCCAACAGTATCAATTATCTGAATATTATCAGCCTCGGATGGGAGATGCTGGGGGATTTGAAGCGTCTCCGGCGCGAACCATGA